The genome window TCTTCCGTAAGTGGCTCAGATTGAATAAGACCTGCATCTTCTGGCTCATCGTCTTCATTATGTCGTTGCTTGCTCATGAGGAAATGAATTCAGGTGATAAGTAGTTGCAAAAGAAGTCTCAATCATGCCAGCGTACAGTGCCGCAACTGCTAGCAGCCAAGCGCTTATTGCCCGATACAGGTAGGCATGAGAGAGGCAGATGAAGTTAACACTCCAGTTTCAATTATCCTTGGTTGACACAGGAGGAAGGCGGTAGCCCGTCTGTTATCAATCCCCTGGTCGGGCACGAGTTCGCTACATAAAATCTATGCTCTCCAGACGCGCAGTTACACGTGTTTTTTCAATGCCCCCACGACGGCTGTGACTGCTTTGCTTTGTCTACAGCCTGTTATGGACTGATACGTTAAATTGGGGGTATGGCCCGGCAAGTTGGTTACCCCAGTGATGTAACGGATGCAGAATGAGCGTTTGTGGCGCCGCAGCGGCAGCATTCGTTGCGGGACTTGTTCAACGCGGTCCGCTGCCTGATCAAATCAGGCTGCGGCTGGCGCTACCGCCCGCACGATTTGCCGCCTTGGCCGGCCGTGTATCAGCAGTGGGCGCGCTGGCTTGGGCAACCGCTGTTTTGAGCATCTGCTGGCTAATTTACGCGAACTGGCGTGTCTGTTGGCCAGTCGCCAAGCCGAACCTACGGCCGTGATTCTGGACTCGCGTACGCTGCAAAGCACGCCCGAGAGCGGAGCCCATGCGGGCTACGTTGGGGCCAAACGGCGCAAGGGTAGCAAGGTGCATGTGGCCGTGGATACGCTGGGCCACTTGCCTGGCTGCCATCGTCACGCCAGCCAGTGAACCGGACCGCGGGCAAGTCGCCACGCTGTGTGAGCGGGTGCAGCAGGTAACGGGTCAGCGCGTCGAAGTGGCCTATGCCGACCAGGGCTACACGGGCGAGGAAGCCGAATACGCGGCCGCCGTCCACGACATTGCTCTACAAGTTGTTTTGCTGGCGGTCATCATGCCGGGAACGCCCCAGACGTTGGGTGGGTAAGTCGCTTTCCACCGCGGCTCATTAAGCATCCGTTAACTCATACCGTGCTGCCATACCCTAAGATACGCAACACGCCTTTTCAGACACAGCCTAAACGTCAGCATCAACGAGCGTACCGTTATTCTAACAGTAGAGCGGCGCAGCCTGCTTGAGCTGAAGGAGCACGGAGCTCTTCCTTGATACAGTGGCAGCTATCTGATCATTGAGAGTCGCGCATCAAGGGGTGTGCACGGGCGAATGCCGGCGGCTTCGATCAAACTGCGCGAAGGTTTAGTTGCCTGCCTGCATCATGCGGGCGCGGTGGGCCAGGCCCCATTCCGCCAGGCTGTCGGTCAGGGTGGTCAGCGAGCGGCCGGTTTCCGAAAGGCTGTAGGTAACCGTCAGGGGTTTGCTCGTGGCCACGTGCCGCACAATAAGCCCATTGGTTTCCAGGTCTTGCAGCTCCCGGCTCAGTACTTTGCCGGAGATGCCCGTCACGTCGCGCAGCAGAGCCGAGTAGCGCATCGGCTGGTGGCAGAGGCGGGCAATGATGGCGAGCTTCCACTTGCCGCTCAGGATATCGAGTGTATCGTCGATGGCGCGCATGCGATGGGCACAGGCGCCCGTGAAGGAATGATCGGCCGAATCTTGCTGCATGAGAAGGAGTGGTTACCTGGTTGTCACCAGAGGGCCGCGG of Hymenobacter yonginensis contains these proteins:
- a CDS encoding transposase: MAPQRQHSLRDLFNAVRCLIKSGCGWRYRPHDLPPWPAVYQQWARWLGQPLF
- a CDS encoding winged helix-turn-helix transcriptional regulator yields the protein MQQDSADHSFTGACAHRMRAIDDTLDILSGKWKLAIIARLCHQPMRYSALLRDVTGISGKVLSRELQDLETNGLIVRHVATSKPLTVTYSLSETGRSLTTLTDSLAEWGLAHRARMMQAGN